The nucleotide sequence cagtaagcatttttgtttttataatattattaataaacaggTATTTAAAAGCATTTTTAAAGACAGAAATGATAAGAAAGCAAGGCTATATCGCAGAGGAGCATCTGATACTAACAGAAGACGGATACTTACTGACCTTGCACCGTATACCAGGTTCTACTGGTTCTCCTATAGTTCTCTTAGAGCATGGCTTATTGTTAAGCTCTTTTGATTACACTGCTAATGGAAAAGATGAAGCACTTGGTATATTATCCGATTAAATctaagaataaataaaaaccaagaATAAAATGTAACGTTTTTTTCACAATAATCATTATTTCTTAAGCATTTTTCCTGGCTGACAAAGGTTACGACGTTTGGATGGGAAATCTTCGAGGAAATATTTACTCAAGATGTCATATTAAATATCTGACAACAGATAATCGTTTTTGGAATTTTAGGtagtttcaaagatttttcaaatactAAATTACAGCTGCAATTTATACATTTGTGTTATTATATAGTTTTCACGAGATGGGGATATACGATTTGCCAGCCCAGATAAAATACATCACAGACATGAAAAATGATGATATAGTATATGTAGGTCATTCCATGGGAACAACAACGTTTTATGTCATGGCCATTGAAAGACCAGATATTgcatcaaaaatcaaagctatGTTTGGTCTTGCCCCAGTAGCATTTGTTAATCATATCAAAGGTGTTACAGCGATCTTAGTTCCATTGGCCTCCTTTTTTAATGTAAGTATGaatatattgcaaaaaaatgcTAATATACTTTGATGATACAGAGTCTTGAATATGTTTTTCACGTGATCATATTCTAACTCGTTTGATTTCTTTAAAGATTTTATCTCAAACATTCACCTCAGGTGCAGTATTTTCTCCAACCTCGATTCAACACTTATTAATTCAATGGGTTTGcacattttcttttataaaagagatttgtgctgatataatatttattattggtGGATTCAACGCTCCTCAACTAAATTATGTAAGCATTCCTTTGAACTTTTCTACTATTTATGACAATATGTTGCTTTCTGCTAAAAGAATATGGGTCGAAGTACGGTCTCGTAAACAATCTCGGAAATCGTGATTTTCTGGAAATCACTTATTGGGCGTTCTCGGTATttttgcacgttttttcgTTATTGTAACCTATACGCAAATCTAGGTAGGTCTCTACTACCGCCAGTTACTGCTAAGGGCCGAACAATCGCTTCGTACCCAACCCTGAAAATCGCATATTTCTTGGGTTCACTTATTGGGCGATGTCGGTGCCTTgacacgttttctcgttattCTAACCTATGTAGGCTTGAAGAAGACGGAAAAATACGTAAAAATAGGTAGGCTAGAAATTTGGGCAGTTACTGTTAAGGGACGAAGTACCGCCTCGGATCCGACCTCGAAAATCGCGTATTTCTGGAGTTAGAGAGC is from Nasonia vitripennis strain AsymCx chromosome 1, Nvit_psr_1.1, whole genome shotgun sequence and encodes:
- the LOC116415783 gene encoding lipase 3-like, with the protein product MIRKQGYIAEEHLILTEDGYLLTLHRIPGSTGSPIVLLEHGLLLSSFDYTANGKDEALAFFLADKGYDVWMGNLRGNIYSRCHIKYLTTDNRFWNFSFHEMGIYDLPAQIKYITDMKNDDIVYVGHSMGTTTFYVMAIERPDIASKIKAMFGLAPVAFVNHIKGVTAILVPLASFFNKFRYFDYGKKGNRIMYNSSAVPEYEVTKIKVPIGIFYSDNDFLATPEDARDFYKLMPYKILAYKVPDPNFSHFDFVWGMNAKNVVYKKLLSVMKDYQ